In Thermodesulfitimonas autotrophica, the following proteins share a genomic window:
- the acs gene encoding acetate--CoA ligase — MAKEATIDTLLEEERIFYPPEEFTRQANVKSKEIYAEARANPQLYWAMQAERLDWFRKWDRVLEWNPPFAKWFVGGKLNACYNCVDRHLKSWRRNKAAIIFEGEPGDSRVLTYWDLYREVTQFANVLKELGVGAGDRVAIYLPMIPELAIAMLACARIGAPHSIVFGGFSAEALRDRINDAGAKVLITADGGWRRGKIVSLKDNADAALSQTPTVEKVVVVRRTGQEVNMQEGRDLWYHELMAKAPVGCPAEELDSEHMLFILYTSGTTGKPKGVVHTTGGYLVGVSTTHHMVFDIKDSDVYWCTADIGWITGHSYVVYGPLANGTTTLMYEGAPDWPAQDRFWAIIEKYGVTVFYTAPTAIRAFMKWGRKWPAQHNLSTLRLLGTVGEPINPEAWMWYYENIGGGRCPIVDTWWQTETGMIMISPLPGITPLKPGSATVPLPGVEADVVDKEGNPVLLGEGGLLVIKEPWPAMLRTVYGDDQRYIETYWARFKDKGYYFAGDGAKRDYHNYYWILGRVDDVINVAGHRLSTMELESALVDHPWVAEAAVIGRSHEIKGQAVAAFVTLKARAFEELKAAKRSFKEIEGELKAHVAKKIGAIARPDDVFLTAELPKTRSGKIMRRLLRDIAEGRVLGDTTTLADPAVIAELKAKYEAREA, encoded by the coding sequence ATGGCTAAGGAGGCAACCATCGACACTCTGCTTGAAGAAGAAAGAATCTTTTACCCGCCCGAAGAGTTCACCCGCCAGGCGAACGTAAAGAGCAAAGAGATTTACGCCGAAGCGCGGGCCAATCCCCAACTCTATTGGGCCATGCAGGCCGAACGGCTCGACTGGTTCCGCAAGTGGGACCGGGTGCTGGAGTGGAATCCACCGTTCGCCAAGTGGTTTGTGGGCGGCAAGCTCAACGCTTGCTACAACTGCGTTGACCGGCACTTGAAAAGCTGGCGCCGGAACAAGGCGGCGATCATCTTCGAAGGGGAACCGGGAGACAGTCGTGTTCTCACCTATTGGGACCTTTACCGGGAAGTTACCCAGTTCGCTAACGTGCTGAAGGAGCTCGGGGTCGGAGCTGGCGACCGGGTGGCGATTTACCTGCCGATGATCCCGGAACTGGCGATCGCGATGCTGGCCTGCGCCCGGATCGGTGCGCCACACAGCATCGTCTTTGGCGGTTTTAGCGCGGAGGCGCTGCGCGACCGGATCAACGATGCGGGAGCAAAGGTCCTGATTACTGCTGACGGCGGCTGGCGGCGGGGGAAGATTGTGTCGCTTAAGGACAACGCGGATGCGGCGCTGTCCCAAACGCCCACCGTGGAAAAGGTTGTCGTCGTGCGGCGGACCGGCCAGGAGGTAAACATGCAGGAGGGCCGGGACCTGTGGTACCACGAGTTGATGGCGAAGGCACCTGTCGGGTGCCCGGCGGAAGAATTGGACAGCGAGCATATGCTCTTCATCCTTTACACGAGCGGCACCACAGGTAAGCCTAAAGGCGTGGTGCATACCACGGGGGGCTATCTGGTAGGCGTCAGCACCACCCACCACATGGTCTTCGATATCAAGGACAGCGACGTTTACTGGTGCACTGCCGACATCGGCTGGATTACCGGACACAGCTACGTGGTTTACGGGCCGCTCGCCAACGGGACGACTACACTGATGTACGAAGGAGCGCCAGACTGGCCGGCACAGGACCGCTTCTGGGCGATCATCGAGAAATACGGGGTCACTGTCTTTTACACGGCACCGACGGCGATCCGGGCCTTCATGAAGTGGGGGCGGAAGTGGCCGGCGCAGCACAACCTCTCTACCCTCAGGCTCCTCGGGACGGTCGGCGAGCCGATCAACCCGGAGGCCTGGATGTGGTACTACGAAAATATCGGCGGCGGCCGCTGCCCGATTGTCGATACCTGGTGGCAGACCGAGACGGGGATGATCATGATCAGTCCTCTGCCCGGAATTACACCGCTCAAGCCCGGTTCGGCCACCGTACCGCTTCCGGGTGTAGAGGCAGATGTGGTAGACAAGGAGGGCAACCCGGTCCTTCTCGGAGAGGGTGGGTTGTTAGTGATCAAGGAGCCGTGGCCCGCGATGCTGCGGACGGTTTACGGCGACGACCAACGCTACATCGAGACCTACTGGGCCAGGTTCAAGGATAAGGGGTATTACTTTGCCGGGGACGGCGCAAAACGCGACTACCACAATTATTACTGGATCCTCGGTCGGGTAGACGACGTGATTAACGTGGCCGGACACCGGCTCAGCACAATGGAATTAGAAAGCGCCCTGGTGGACCACCCGTGGGTGGCTGAGGCGGCGGTGATCGGTAGGTCCCACGAGATTAAGGGTCAGGCGGTCGCGGCCTTTGTTACCCTGAAGGCCCGGGCCTTTGAGGAGCTGAAAGCAGCGAAACGGAGTTTCAAAGAAATCGAGGGCGAGCTCAAGGCGCACGTGGCTAAGAAGATCGGGGCGATTGCGCGGCCGGACGATGTCTTCTTGACCGCCGAGCTGCCGAAGACGCGCAGCGGCAAAATCATGCGGCGGCTGTTGCGGGATATCGCCGAAGGGCGGGTGTTAGGTGATACTACCACCCTTGCCGATCCGGCGGTTATTGCGGAGTTAAAGGCGAAGTACGAGGCGCGAGAGGCCTGA
- a CDS encoding DUF485 domain-containing protein — protein MKDIKKIEASREFKSLVALRWAMAGVLTLLVFISYYGFILMVGYSKATLARKISEVTPLGIPLVVAVIIVSFILTLVYVFWANSKYDTMVEYLRKSLDH, from the coding sequence ATGAAGGATATCAAAAAAATCGAAGCGTCACGTGAGTTTAAGAGCCTTGTGGCGTTACGTTGGGCGATGGCTGGGGTTCTGACCCTGCTCGTTTTTATCAGTTACTACGGGTTTATCTTGATGGTTGGTTACTCCAAAGCGACGTTAGCCCGGAAGATCAGCGAAGTAACACCCTTAGGGATTCCGCTGGTAGTTGCCGTGATCATTGTTTCCTTCATTCTTACGCTGGTCTATGTTTTCTGGGCCAATTCGAAGTACGACACCATGGTCGAATACCTGAGAAAATCGCTTGATCACTAG